A genomic window from Algoriphagus sp. Y33 includes:
- a CDS encoding M23 family metallopeptidase codes for MRKKATRRKQGELLGLCGNSGNSSEAHLHFHIQNIEGITKATGTKAYFDKILVNGELKTDYSPIKGEKIKNP; via the coding sequence GTGAGAAAGAAAGCTACAAGAAGAAAACAAGGCGAGTTATTAGGTCTTTGTGGTAACTCAGGCAATTCTTCAGAAGCTCATTTGCATTTTCATATACAGAATATAGAGGGCATAACTAAAGCTACCGGAACGAAAGCCTATTTTGACAAGATTCTGGTGAATGGAGAACTGAAAACGGATTATTCACCAATAAAAGGGGAGAAAATTAAAAATCCCTAA
- the tnpA gene encoding IS200/IS605 family transposase has protein sequence MGTHTQLIYHIVYSTKHREPTIVRDEKKRMFGFIHHLLTNKNCHLYRINGVEDHVHILTHVHPTIAISSLVKDIKLASDDFIRREGIFPKFKGWQDGYGAFSESIKSKERLMNYVKNQEGHHKKKSFIDEYKVLLREYEIDFEEKYLL, from the coding sequence ATGGGAACCCACACTCAATTGATTTACCACATTGTCTACTCCACCAAACACCGCGAACCAACAATCGTCCGCGATGAGAAAAAGAGGATGTTCGGATTTATCCACCACCTGCTGACCAATAAAAATTGCCATCTCTACAGAATCAATGGCGTGGAAGATCATGTTCATATATTGACGCATGTGCATCCTACGATTGCTATTTCATCCTTGGTGAAAGACATCAAATTGGCAAGTGATGATTTCATAAGGCGAGAAGGGATTTTTCCAAAATTCAAAGGTTGGCAAGATGGTTATGGTGCTTTTTCAGAGTCGATAAAATCAAAGGAACGATTGATGAATTATGTCAAAAACCAAGAGGGACATCATAAAAAAAAATCGTTTATAGACGAATACAAGGTATTGTTGAGGGAATATGAAATTGATTTTGAAGAGAAATATTTGTTATAG
- a CDS encoding DUF6600 domain-containing protein, whose translation MKTPQVPRWIKNLMMGILAIVWINPKDAKADTPAGVSFQVFYDELMPYGDWVKDARYGYVWLPAVYDDFHPYGTNGHWVMTSYGNTWVSDYDWGWATFHYGRWYFDDNYRSWAWIPDYDWGPAWVDWRTGGGYYGWAPMGPGFNLSVRVNIPSAYWVFVPQNRFVYHNVYNYCVPRANRVRIYNNTTIINNTVVYNNNRYYAGPARRDIERVTRRSYPERRIESSKTPGRTVASKNTVRAYRPDLQSARGSTTAARPSRVLSSGEARTQPANTPSRVNSRSETVSGRYVSTPAGSSRSSERATVPSRSDNSGRSSTPATRKSDFDTKPYHGSQTRTTTPNATRNSETRTSVPSTRQENGRQSRTSPAQPRTQSSSPRQSKTQSAPAQRSSQPRTQPATSRSQSPSPAVKNAPSRSTQTRQAQPASPRSTSEVKSSSSRSSTPARSSTTPSRSSSSRSRGNN comes from the coding sequence ATGAAAACTCCGCAAGTACCACGATGGATAAAAAATCTGATGATGGGAATCTTGGCAATTGTCTGGATTAATCCCAAAGATGCGAAAGCCGATACTCCGGCGGGCGTATCCTTTCAGGTTTTCTATGATGAATTAATGCCCTATGGTGACTGGGTTAAAGATGCCCGATATGGCTATGTGTGGCTGCCGGCAGTCTATGATGACTTCCACCCTTATGGAACAAACGGACATTGGGTCATGACCTCTTATGGCAACACCTGGGTTTCTGATTACGATTGGGGATGGGCAACTTTCCACTATGGAAGATGGTATTTTGACGATAATTACCGAAGCTGGGCATGGATACCTGACTACGATTGGGGACCGGCATGGGTAGACTGGAGAACAGGGGGCGGATATTATGGATGGGCACCTATGGGGCCAGGCTTCAATTTGAGCGTAAGAGTCAATATACCTTCTGCTTATTGGGTATTCGTACCACAAAACAGATTTGTTTACCACAATGTGTATAACTATTGTGTCCCTAGAGCAAATCGTGTCAGAATCTATAATAATACAACTATCATAAACAACACGGTGGTCTACAACAATAACCGCTACTATGCAGGACCGGCTCGAAGAGACATAGAACGGGTAACCAGAAGATCCTACCCAGAGCGTAGAATAGAAAGCAGCAAAACTCCAGGAAGAACAGTTGCCTCTAAAAACACTGTAAGAGCTTACAGACCTGATTTGCAAAGCGCAAGAGGAAGTACTACCGCAGCGAGACCTTCTAGAGTTTTGTCTTCCGGAGAAGCCAGAACACAGCCTGCAAATACTCCTTCAAGAGTAAATAGCAGATCAGAAACTGTATCCGGAAGATATGTAAGTACCCCTGCAGGATCCTCCAGATCATCTGAAAGAGCTACTGTACCAAGCAGATCTGACAATTCCGGAAGATCAAGCACTCCTGCTACCAGAAAGAGTGACTTCGATACTAAGCCTTATCACGGTTCTCAAACCCGGACTACAACTCCCAATGCTACGAGGAACAGCGAAACTAGAACTTCTGTGCCAAGTACTAGACAGGAAAATGGACGACAGTCCCGGACTAGCCCCGCTCAGCCAAGAACACAGAGCTCAAGTCCAAGACAATCCAAAACTCAAAGTGCGCCAGCGCAGCGGTCAAGCCAGCCTAGAACTCAGCCGGCAACTTCAAGATCGCAGTCTCCTAGTCCAGCGGTAAAAAATGCTCCTAGCCGCTCTACACAAACCAGACAAGCGCAACCGGCTTCTCCCCGTTCTACTTCGGAGGTTAAGAGTTCTTCTTCCAGATCTTCGACTCCTGCCAGAAGCTCTACCACACCATCCCGTAGTTCTTCATCTAGAAGTAGAGGAAATAATTAA
- a CDS encoding serine hydrolase, with translation MKQHIAILSCFFCLIIMSTDSFAQSFLTTISPQGKQPLVGISAERLDRIDQMLNETVRSNQVPGLVALIVKDGKIVYHEAKGLADVRSKTAMAKDQIFRIASQSKAITSTAVMMLWEEGKFRLDDPISKYIPEFADPQILTGFRYGDSSYSTSPSPREITIRHLLTHTSGLGYGVIDGNEQMKMIYQKAGIVDLFTTEEVTISDNIKKLAKLPLHHEPGTKFTYSEGLDVLGYFIEVVSGMPFDQFLKTRIFDPMGMSNTGFYLTDKQGEKLVTIHHKVNGEWEPFPVTFYDPDYPKTGARTFFSGGAGLSSTTEDYAKFLQMYLNGGVYNGTRFLSPTTVQAIMSNQVGDLLGDGGKDYGLAFGLVDEKGVAQGGIGSLGTFDWGGYFNTQYFADPVTNTIGIVMKQTQGGTGDESGWKFRQMVFSAIE, from the coding sequence ATGAAACAACACATAGCCATTTTAAGCTGCTTTTTTTGCCTTATTATAATGAGCACGGATAGCTTCGCTCAAAGTTTCCTGACCACTATTTCTCCACAGGGAAAGCAGCCCTTGGTAGGGATTTCTGCTGAACGTCTGGACAGGATAGATCAAATGCTGAATGAGACAGTCCGTTCTAATCAAGTCCCAGGATTGGTAGCATTAATCGTAAAAGACGGCAAGATTGTCTATCATGAAGCCAAAGGCCTGGCGGATGTTCGGTCAAAAACAGCAATGGCGAAAGACCAAATTTTCAGAATAGCATCCCAGTCAAAAGCAATTACTTCCACAGCGGTAATGATGCTCTGGGAAGAAGGGAAGTTCAGGTTGGATGATCCTATTTCCAAGTACATCCCCGAGTTTGCGGATCCACAGATTTTGACCGGATTCCGTTATGGAGATTCCTCTTATTCTACCTCACCTTCACCTCGGGAGATTACCATCAGGCATTTGCTTACCCATACGTCCGGGCTGGGGTATGGGGTGATCGACGGTAATGAGCAGATGAAAATGATTTATCAAAAAGCCGGAATAGTGGATCTATTCACCACAGAGGAAGTTACAATCAGCGATAATATCAAAAAGCTGGCGAAACTGCCCCTCCATCATGAGCCGGGAACAAAATTCACCTACAGCGAGGGGCTGGATGTGCTGGGCTATTTTATTGAAGTGGTGTCTGGAATGCCCTTTGACCAATTTCTCAAAACCCGGATTTTTGATCCTATGGGCATGAGCAACACCGGCTTCTATCTGACAGATAAGCAAGGTGAAAAATTGGTTACTATCCATCACAAAGTAAATGGGGAGTGGGAGCCTTTCCCTGTTACCTTTTATGATCCTGATTATCCTAAGACCGGCGCTAGAACTTTTTTTTCCGGAGGGGCGGGACTTTCTTCGACTACGGAGGATTATGCCAAATTTCTTCAGATGTATCTTAATGGCGGAGTGTATAACGGCACAAGATTTCTGAGTCCAACTACAGTGCAGGCAATTATGAGTAATCAAGTTGGAGATTTGCTCGGTGATGGAGGGAAGGACTATGGATTGGCGTTTGGACTTGTAGATGAAAAAGGAGTTGCTCAAGGGGGAATCGGAAGCTTGGGCACCTTCGATTGGGGAGGCTATTTCAACACCCAATACTTCGCCGATCCGGTGACTAACACGATCGGGATTGTCATGAAGCAGACTCAAGGTGGTACAGGGGATGAATCCGGATGGAAGTTTCGACAGATGGTTTTTTCAGCAATAGAATAA
- a CDS encoding S1C family serine protease — protein MSKKQFFLGMILASLIGGIVALAGVSFLSQPQNATTFDEKQQASFVNLLSGENFTIPDGINFVASAETVTPAVVHVKSKVAYTGAGRTQRDPLQEFFGIPPQGGGGPTQRAMPISSGSGVIISSDGYIVTNNHVVDKATEVEISLENNKRYTAKVVGTDPTTDLALLKIEDTGLPFVRFGDSDNTRIGEWVLAVGNPFDLNSTVTAGIISAKARNIGILRDVENNLSVESFLQTDAVVNPGNSGGALVNLAGELIGINTAIASQTGTFNGYSFAVPSTLVKKVMDDLMKYGTVQRGLLGVSIQNVSPELADYLEEEFPVERGVYVGGVNENSGGEEAGLKKGDIIISVDGRITNNVAHLQEMVARKRPGDKVEVEYIRGGKTFKTQATLKNFAGDTDIVKREIPKTYEFEGVAFEDVNDKVKDYLKINGGAVIAGVNSDKWRKSGAKPGFIITSVITETGRVKISNVENLLEVLEAVSGESIVVLGMFQDGTEYYFEVD, from the coding sequence ATGAGCAAAAAACAATTCTTTCTGGGAATGATTCTTGCCTCGTTGATTGGCGGAATTGTCGCTTTGGCGGGCGTGAGTTTTCTTTCCCAACCGCAAAATGCAACCACCTTTGATGAGAAGCAGCAAGCCAGTTTTGTGAATTTATTATCGGGGGAGAATTTCACTATCCCTGATGGGATCAATTTTGTTGCGTCTGCTGAGACAGTCACTCCGGCGGTTGTCCATGTGAAAAGCAAAGTAGCATATACCGGTGCAGGGAGAACGCAACGGGATCCATTGCAGGAATTTTTCGGGATTCCACCTCAGGGAGGAGGGGGGCCGACCCAAAGGGCTATGCCTATTAGTTCGGGATCAGGTGTAATTATCTCCTCAGATGGTTATATAGTCACTAATAATCATGTGGTGGATAAAGCGACGGAAGTAGAGATTTCTCTCGAAAACAACAAAAGATATACGGCTAAAGTCGTAGGGACAGATCCCACTACAGATCTTGCTTTGCTGAAAATCGAAGATACCGGACTTCCGTTCGTGAGATTTGGTGATTCTGATAATACTAGAATTGGTGAATGGGTATTGGCGGTAGGGAATCCCTTTGACTTAAATTCCACGGTGACCGCCGGGATTATTTCGGCAAAAGCAAGAAATATAGGTATACTCAGAGATGTAGAAAACAACTTGTCAGTGGAATCGTTTCTTCAAACTGATGCGGTGGTGAATCCCGGTAATTCCGGTGGAGCATTGGTGAATCTGGCCGGTGAGCTGATTGGTATTAATACTGCGATAGCCTCCCAGACAGGGACTTTCAATGGCTATTCATTTGCCGTACCAAGCACATTGGTGAAAAAGGTGATGGATGACCTGATGAAATACGGTACAGTACAGAGAGGTCTGCTCGGAGTTAGCATCCAAAATGTAAGTCCTGAGCTTGCTGATTATTTAGAGGAGGAATTTCCTGTAGAGCGAGGTGTGTATGTAGGAGGAGTGAATGAAAATAGCGGTGGAGAAGAGGCTGGTCTCAAAAAGGGAGATATTATCATCAGTGTGGATGGACGTATAACGAACAACGTAGCACATCTTCAGGAAATGGTGGCAAGAAAACGTCCTGGAGATAAAGTAGAAGTGGAATATATCAGAGGTGGCAAAACATTTAAAACCCAAGCTACTTTGAAAAATTTTGCCGGGGATACAGATATAGTAAAAAGGGAAATACCAAAAACCTATGAGTTTGAAGGAGTGGCATTTGAGGATGTTAACGATAAGGTAAAAGATTATCTTAAGATTAACGGCGGAGCAGTAATAGCAGGCGTCAACAGTGACAAATGGAGAAAATCAGGCGCAAAACCGGGTTTTATTATCACTTCTGTAATTACCGAAACGGGACGGGTGAAAATATCAAATGTGGAAAATCTGCTTGAGGTATTGGAAGCTGTCAGCGGTGAATCAATAGTCGTTCTGGGGATGTTTCAAGATGGAACAGAATATTATTTCGAGGTAGATTAA